The Babylonia areolata isolate BAREFJ2019XMU chromosome 17, ASM4173473v1, whole genome shotgun sequence genome has a window encoding:
- the LOC143291715 gene encoding uncharacterized protein LOC143291715 translates to MLLQLMLVTLVMTDTGDASSDTTCIAVTDVFFTNVTCLFGRNMSRLNFNVKFFYPDRNAEPETALACNTKRSGGLVCHKGNGVVFDETREINDYVTFTRPSSITVLRGEYLCQAIPHVGGSLDYCTLTYREIPGLVVQTRTPQPPEQEGSDPAVIVLVIIVLLLIIAVIIVCVILYIKRDRIRKWRLGALWPGAVGDPRENDPQSPRATAIPEGLPQYFYNLGWRDGAKDEGDPKPGDKNAPRGRDTHHRQGPDREPDLTDTATLDQPLLLPAPGSVKPSATTSFIMDEPRGSQLREERKDEGEKRDETGKQLKRSSKEITKAAKEAKKKAEKARKQAGEARKKAEEARKKADEARKKADEARKKAEDAKSQGKDENKVSKLEKEAADAESKADELGKKAAEAEEAKTLEETGKYALETTVV, encoded by the exons ATGCTGCTGCAGCTGATGTTAGTGACACTGGTGATGACGGACACGGGTGACGCCAGCAGTGACACCACCTGTATCGCCGTCACTGACGTGTTCTTCACCAACGTCACCTGTCTGTTCGGACGGAACATGTCCAGGCTCAACTTCAACGTAAAGTTCTTCTATCCGGATCGCAACGCTGAGCCAG AGACCGCTCTTGCCTGCAACACAAAGCGGTCTGGAGGCCTGGTGTGCCACAAAGGGAACGGCGTTGTCTTTGATGAAACTCGGGAGATCAATGACTACGTGACCTTCACAAGGCCTTCGTCCATTACAGTGCTGAGAGGAGAGTATCTGTGCCAGGCCATTCCTCACGTGGGCGGCTCTTTGGACTACTGCACACTGACCTATCGTG AAATTCCAGGACTGGTTGTTCAGACTCGAACACC ACAACCTCCTGAACAGGAAGGCAGCGACCCAGCGGTTATTGTCCTGGTCATTATCGTACTTCTCCTCATCATAGCTGTGATCATCGTTTGTGTGATCCTATATATAAAGCGAGACAG GATCCGGAAGTGGCGTCTGGGAGCGTTGTGGCCGGGAGCTGTCGGGGATCCCAGGGAAAATGACCCACAGAGTCCTAGGGCAACAGCAATCCCGGAGGGCTTGCCACAGTACTTCTACAACCTG GGATGGAGAGATGGGGCGAAGGATGAAGGTGACCCAAAACCTGGTGACAAG AACGCACCACGAGGAcgggacacacaccacagacagggaCCAGACCGTGAACCAGATCTGACGGACACAGCTACACTAGATCAGCCTCTGTTACTCCCTGCACCGGGGAGTGTGAAGCCCTCTGCAACGACCTCCTTCATCATG GATGAACCACGAGGATCACAgttgagagaagaaagaaaagacgaaggggagaagagggatgaaACAGGGAAACAGCTGAAACGCTCTTCGAAAGAGATCACCAAAGCAGCCAAAGAAGCGAAAAAGAAAGCTGAAAAGGCAAGAAAGCAAGCTGGAGAAGCGAGGAAGAAAGCTGAAGAAGCGAGAAAGAAAGCTGACGAAGCGAGAAAGAAAGCTGACGAAGCGAGAAAGAAAGCTGAAGACGCAAAAAGTCAGGGTAAGGATGAGAACAAAGTATCAAAATTGGAAAAAGAAGCTGCAGATGCGGAATCGAAAGCTGATGAATTGGGAAAAAAAGCTGCAGAAGCTGAAGAAGCGAAAACACTTGAAGAGACGGGAAAATATGCTTTAGAGACCACTGTTGTTTAG